In Buchnera aphidicola (Floraphis choui), the genomic stretch GTAACTACTGAAGATTTAATTAAATTTGGTTTAATTCCAGAATTTATCGGGCGATTACCTATTCTTACTACATTATGTGAATTAAACGAAAAAACGCTAATAGAAATATTATGCGTACCTAAAAATGCATTAATAAAACAATATCAAACATTATTCGATATTGAAGGAGTAAAATTACAATTTGACAATGAAGCTATTTCGTGTATAGCAAAAAAAGCTATGATTAGAAAAACTGGTGCACGTGGATTACGCTCAATTATAGAAATTATTTTACTGGATATAATGTATGATTTACCTTCTATGATAAATGTTGAAAAAATATTAATTAATAAACTAGTAGTTAACAACAAATCAAAACCAAAAATAATTTATAAAAAATATGATTCTACAACAGTTTCTAATTAACTTTAAAATACTATTTAGTTATTATGAAAACAGCTATTTATTGTTTTGTCACTTTAATTGATTAAAATAAAATATCAAATTTTTATTTTATAAAACTCAAGTTTATCATAATTTTAAACTATATATTGGTTTATTCAATATAGTTTTAAAATTTAAAATATTATTAAAATTAAGAGAGATTTTATGAATCTAAAACGTTCTGAGCACGTTGAAATTCCTGTTTTACCATTACGAGATGTCGTAGTTTATCCATATATGGTTATTCCATTATTTGTAGGAAGAGAAAAATCTATAAAATGTGTTGAAGCCTCTATGATAAATAATAAAAAAATTATGCTAGTAGCACAAAAAGAAGCAGAAATTGATGATCCTACTAACAACGATTTATTTACTATTGGAACAACAGCTTCTATACTACAAATGTTAAAGTTACCTGATGGAACAGTTAAAGTATTAGTAGAAGGATTACAACGTGCAAATATAAAAACATTAAAAAATAATGGGGATTACTTTATAGCACAAATTGAACCAATAATTGCACCTAATATTCCAAATAATGAACAAACTGTATTAATCAAAACTGCATTAAACCAATTTGAAACATATGTTAAACTAAATAAAAAAATTCCATCAGAAATACTAAATTCTTTATCTAATATAGATAATATAGAAAAACTATCAGATACGATTGCTATACATATGCCACTAAAATTATCGGAAAAACAATCTATATTAGAAATGTACCGCGTTAATGACCGATTAGAACGTTTGATGGCAATAATGGAATCTGAGATTGATTTACTTAATATAGAAAAGCGTATTCGAAATCGAGTTAAAAGGCAAATGGAAAAAAGCCAAAGAGAATATTATTTAAACGAACAAATAAAAGCCATTCAAAAAGAACTAGGAGAAATGGATGAAACTTTAGATGATAATGAACTATTAAAAAGAAAAATTCAATCTACTAGATTACCAAAAGAAGCAAGAGAAAAAATCGAGTCTGAATTTAATAAACTAAAAATGATGTCTCCTATGTCTGCTGAAGCAACAGTAGTAAGAAGTTACATAGATTGGATAATACAAATTCCTTGGAATAAAAAAAACAAAATAAAAAAAGATCTTAAAGAAGCGAAAACTATCCTAGATTTAGATCATTTTGGTTTAGAAAAAGTAAAAGAACGAATTTTAGAATATTTAGCTGTTCAAAGTAGAATTAGTAAAATGAAAGGACCTATATTATGTTTAGTAGGCCCACCTGGCGTCGGAAAAACATCTTTGGGAAAATCTATTGCAAGAGCTACTGGAAGAAAATATATCAGAATGGCTTTAGGTGGAATTAGAGACGAAGCAGAAATTCGAGGACATAGAAGAACATATATTGGTTCCATGCCTGGAAAACTAATTCAAAAGATTACAAAATCAGGAGTAAAAAATCCACTATTTTTATTAGACGAAATAGATAAAATGTCCTATGACGTAAGAGTAGATCCAGCATCTGCTTTATTAGAAGTATTAGATCCGGAACAAAATACTACTTTTAATGATCATTACTTAGAAATAGATTATGATCTTTCTGAAGTAATGTTTATTGCTACTTCTAATTCTACAAACATTCCTGCGCCTTTGCTAGATCGTATGGAAATTATTAGAATTTCTGGATATACCGAAAATGAAAAATTAAATATAGCAAAATCTTATCTAAAACCTAAACAAATACAAAGAAATGCTTTAAAAAAAAATGAGTTAACAATAGAAGACTCTGCTATCATTAATATTATTCGATATTACACGCGTGAAGCTGGTGTAAGAAATCTTGAACGAGAATTGTCAAAAATATGTAGAAAATGCGTAAAAACATTAATTTTAAACAAAACTCTAAAAAATATAAATATAAACAAAGATAATTTACACTCATACCTTGGAGTTCAACGATTCGATTTTGGAAAAATTATCAATACCAATCAAATTGGACAGGTTATTGGATTAGCCTGGACTGAAGTAGGAGGAGAACTATTAACAATCGAAAGCGCTTGTATATCAGGAAAAGGTAAGCTGATTTATACAGGATCTTTAGGAGAAGTAATGCAAGAATCTATTCAAGCTGCATTAACTGTAGTAAGATCGCACGCAAAAAAACTAGGAATAAAAAACAATTTTCACGAAAAGCATGATATTCATGTTCACGTTCCAGAAGGAGCTACACCAAAAGATGGACCTAGTGCTGGAATTGCTATGTGTACAGCAATAGTTTCTTGCTTAACAAACAATCCAGTACGATCAGACATTGCCATGACAGGAGAAATAACTCTAAGAGGACAAATTCTAACTATAGGAGGGCTAAAAGAAAAATTATTAGCTGCTCATAGAGGCGGCATTAAAAAAGTATTAATTCCTCATGATAATAAGAGAGATTTAGAAGAAATTCCAAAAAATATTCTTTCAGGTCTATATATTCATCCAGTCAAACAAATTGAAGAAGTATTAAACTTATCATTAGAACGTATGCCTTACAATCCAAAATAACAAACATTTTATTTATAAGACGCTCTAAAACTCATATATAAGCTGGAAAATAATAAAATTATAATTACCAGCTTATATATAAATTATAATTCAAAACAATATTACATTAATAAATTATACGAAATCACTAATGACGATTAAAAAAAAAATAAAATTAATAATCTCTAATATAATCATACTAATATTTTTAGTAATAATTTTTTTTTCATTAGTTATTACAAAAATAAATTTTTACTCATTAATTAATAAAAAAAACTATATAATAAAAATTAATAATGAAAAAATTAATTTAAATGATTTTATAAAAATATACACCATAGAACTATTAAAATACAAAAAAAATATTGATCTAAACAATTTAAAATCATTACAAAATCGAATATATTTAAAAAAAATATATAAAAAAGTAATGTTAAATATAATCTATGAAACTTTGTTAAAACAATATATAAAAAAATTGAATATATTTGCAAAAAGTTCTGAAATTAAAAACTATATACACAATCAATCTATTTTCAAAGAAAATAACATTTTTAGTATTAAAAAATACTATTCTTTTCTTAATTCTATTAACATGAATTCTAATGAATATATAAATAAAATTGAAACCAATCTTAAAATAAATAAATTTATATCTTTTATTTCTAATTCAACATTTGTTTTAAAAAATGAAATGGAAAATTTAATACAATTACTATCACAAGTTAGAATGATTAAAATTGCTCCAATAAAAATCTCTAATATTTTCAAATATCTAATCGATAACAACCGTAATATAAAAATCCATCATATTCAACATAATAGAAATATCTTATTTTTATCAAAAAAAAATACACTTAATCCTTTCATGATTACTAAAAAAATAATATACGAACTCAATCATGGATCTAATAAGATACTAAAACAAATGAATATAAAGTTTGAAAAAAAACAATTTTTTTATAAGTTTGATCTAAATAAATTAGAAAAACTAATATTTAACCTTCCACATCCTACATATAAAAAAAATATTTATTTTAGTATTCTTAAAAATAATCACGACTTGTTATTAGTTCAATTTTATAAAATCAAATATATAAAATTTTCAAAAAAACAAAAAAATATTATTTTTTCACGATTACTTAAACACAATATAGAAACAATATTAAATTCCATTATTAATAACCTATATACAAAAGCTAACATTTCATATGGAAGAGAATTAACTAATTTAAATCAATACTTTTAAAATATTAAACTTTTAAAATTATATTTAAAAAATAAGATATATTAAATATTTTTAAAAAATTAATTTCAAATATATTAATTATAAAATAAGAACTAACTTAAACTAAATAGTTTCGTAATTATACATATAATTAAACACTATTAATTCAACTACCAGGACATTTTTGTGGATTTATTTAAGCAACTAGGTTGGTATTTTATACGAGAATGGAAACAATATTTAATAGCTATTTTTTTATTAATACTTATTTCTATTTTGCAATTATTTCCACCAAAACTAGTAGGATTACTAATAGATTCTATCGTAAAAAAAGAAATCCAAGGTATACAAACATTTTCTTGGATTATAATCATTTTATGCATTGCAATAATAGTTTATATTCTTCGATATATGTGGAGAATTTTTTTGTTTGGGGCTGCCTATAAACTTGCTATTGAGTTAAGAGTAAAAATTTACGACCATATTATCAAAAAAAATCAAATATTTTATTTAAAATATAAAACTGGAGACTTAATGACACGAATTACTAATGATGTAGATAAAGTAGTGTTCGCAGCAGGAGAAGGAGTACTAACACTAATTGATTCTTTAGTAATGGGATTATCTGTAATAATTGTTATGATTATTCAAATTAATTGGAAACTTACTATATTTTCTCTACTTCCAATGCCTATTATGGCTATAATAATAAATAAAATAGGTAAAAAAATATATCATAGTTTTCAGAAATCCCAAACAGCATTTTCATATTTAAATAATCATACACAAGAAAGCTTAAACAATATTAGTTTAATTAAATCTTTTGGATTAGAAAAATACCAAATGAAAAAGTTTTACAAAACCTTAAAAAAATTAGGAAAAAAAAATACTAAAGTAGCAGAGATCAATGCTATGCTCGATCCAATTATACATTTATCTATTTCTTTATCTAATTTGCTAGCAATAACAATTGGAGGATGGTTATTTTGGAATAAAACAATTAGTATTGGACAACTAACTAGCTTTATAATGTATCTTGGACTAATGATTTGGCCTATGCTTGCTTTAGCATGGATGTTTAACATAGTAGAACGAGGAAGTGCAGCATGGAATCGAATACAATCAATTCTTATTCAAGATATACAAAAAGAAAAGCAATATAAAACTATTCCAATTTACTTTAACAAATTACATGTAAATATTAAAGAGTTCTATTATTACAAATGTAAAACTAAAATACTAAAGAACATTAAATTTTCACTATATAAAGGACAAACTTTAGGAATTTGTGGCCCAACTGGATCAGGAAAGAGTACTATTCTAAAATTAATTCAACAACAATTTCTAATATCTAATGGAAAAATATCATATAATTCAATTCCAATTAACCAATTTAATATAAAAGAATGGAGAAAAAAAATAGCAGTAGTAGATCAAACGACTTTTTTATTTTCAGATACTATTTATAACAATATTTCAATAGGAAACACACGTGCTTCCAAAAAAGAAATAGAAGAAGTAGTTTATCTTGCCAACTTGCATAAT encodes the following:
- the lon gene encoding endopeptidase La, producing the protein MNLKRSEHVEIPVLPLRDVVVYPYMVIPLFVGREKSIKCVEASMINNKKIMLVAQKEAEIDDPTNNDLFTIGTTASILQMLKLPDGTVKVLVEGLQRANIKTLKNNGDYFIAQIEPIIAPNIPNNEQTVLIKTALNQFETYVKLNKKIPSEILNSLSNIDNIEKLSDTIAIHMPLKLSEKQSILEMYRVNDRLERLMAIMESEIDLLNIEKRIRNRVKRQMEKSQREYYLNEQIKAIQKELGEMDETLDDNELLKRKIQSTRLPKEAREKIESEFNKLKMMSPMSAEATVVRSYIDWIIQIPWNKKNKIKKDLKEAKTILDLDHFGLEKVKERILEYLAVQSRISKMKGPILCLVGPPGVGKTSLGKSIARATGRKYIRMALGGIRDEAEIRGHRRTYIGSMPGKLIQKITKSGVKNPLFLLDEIDKMSYDVRVDPASALLEVLDPEQNTTFNDHYLEIDYDLSEVMFIATSNSTNIPAPLLDRMEIIRISGYTENEKLNIAKSYLKPKQIQRNALKKNELTIEDSAIINIIRYYTREAGVRNLERELSKICRKCVKTLILNKTLKNININKDNLHSYLGVQRFDFGKIINTNQIGQVIGLAWTEVGGELLTIESACISGKGKLIYTGSLGEVMQESIQAALTVVRSHAKKLGIKNNFHEKHDIHVHVPEGATPKDGPSAGIAMCTAIVSCLTNNPVRSDIAMTGEITLRGQILTIGGLKEKLLAAHRGGIKKVLIPHDNKRDLEEIPKNILSGLYIHPVKQIEEVLNLSLERMPYNPK
- a CDS encoding SurA N-terminal domain-containing protein is translated as MTIKKKIKLIISNIIILIFLVIIFFSLVITKINFYSLINKKNYIIKINNEKINLNDFIKIYTIELLKYKKNIDLNNLKSLQNRIYLKKIYKKVMLNIIYETLLKQYIKKLNIFAKSSEIKNYIHNQSIFKENNIFSIKKYYSFLNSINMNSNEYINKIETNLKINKFISFISNSTFVLKNEMENLIQLLSQVRMIKIAPIKISNIFKYLIDNNRNIKIHHIQHNRNILFLSKKNTLNPFMITKKIIYELNHGSNKILKQMNIKFEKKQFFYKFDLNKLEKLIFNLPHPTYKKNIYFSILKNNHDLLLVQFYKIKYIKFSKKQKNIIFSRLLKHNIETILNSIINNLYTKANISYGRELTNLNQYF
- a CDS encoding ABC transporter transmembrane domain-containing protein → MDLFKQLGWYFIREWKQYLIAIFLLILISILQLFPPKLVGLLIDSIVKKEIQGIQTFSWIIIILCIAIIVYILRYMWRIFLFGAAYKLAIELRVKIYDHIIKKNQIFYLKYKTGDLMTRITNDVDKVVFAAGEGVLTLIDSLVMGLSVIIVMIIQINWKLTIFSLLPMPIMAIIINKIGKKIYHSFQKSQTAFSYLNNHTQESLNNISLIKSFGLEKYQMKKFYKTLKKLGKKNTKVAEINAMLDPIIHLSISLSNLLAITIGGWLFWNKTISIGQLTSFIMYLGLMIWPMLALAWMFNIVERGSAAWNRIQSILIQDIQKEKQYKTIPIYFNKLHVNIKEFYYYKCKTKILKNIKFSLYKGQTLGICGPTGSGKSTILKLIQQQFLISNGKISYNSIPINQFNIKEWRKKIAVVDQTTFLFSDTIYNNISIGNTRASKKEIEEVVYLANLHNDLINLPNGYNTQVGERGIMLSGGQKQRISIARALLAKSEILMLDNALSAVDGDTESKILNNLNTFKKQGYTIIICTNRISSLINFNKIIVLNNGTIIQKNKYNK